CTGCACGCCCCCAGCACCAGCATCGCTCACCCGCAGGCTGTGGTCCCTCGCCCGGCCCACCCGAAAGGGCTTCTGGGCTGGCAGGGAAGAATCAGGCCTGAAGGTCAGGCTGGGCTCCGGCCGGGCCCTGCTTCGGCTGGTTCTATGAGCTGGAACTTTTCTGTGGGCCTTGGTTTTCCTTCCAGAAACAGAGAATTACTGtcttggggtggggtgagggggcccTGGCCTCTCACCTGGGGCTGCCTCTGCCCTGTGGCGTCTGGAGTACATTTTCCCAGCAAATGCACACAACCAACCCGTACTTAagtttttctgtttggtttttgctTAACATGGTTTGGTAGAAATTGATTCAGGCCTTCCTTCAGAATTCCCCTTAGTGGAGTTTCTGGAGGAGTCTGCAGGTGCCCAGACTGGACCGGGGtggaggccagaggccagggCCTCTGGGACAACGAGGCAGAGCGGAAGCGGCAGCGAGGTCGGGGTGTCCCCCTATAGAGGCTGGGGCTCAGGTAGGGAGCCGTCTGGAGGGCTCAGTCGTAGACCCTGGAGTCTCCTCTGGGCTGAGCCCCTGGGTCTCCTGCTGGCAAGGTCGCTCTGAGGAGACCTCCGTTCCTCTCGCCCTTCTGTCTCACTTGCTGCCTCCCCTCTGGTGTTGGAATTTCCAGGTCCGCTCAGGTCTTTTGGGAAGCAATTCCAGGCCAACTTCCCACCCGAGAAGGAATGTTGGAGCCCCACCCCCTGCTGTTCCCGGGAGCCAAACCCTAGGGAGGCGGTGGGAAGATCCATATTTGGGTCCCCCGAGTGCCGTAAGGACGTGGGGATCTCGGGCAGGACCACAGGGTCCTTATTTAGTCTGAAATCTCAAACCTGAGCCCTGGGGGCAGAGAGCCGGCCTTTAAAGGCAAGGGGAtggctgggagttccctggcggtccagtggttaggacttggtgcctTTACTGCCAAGGGCTCAGGTTCagtgcctggtcagggaactaaggtcccataAACCAcacagcgggggggggggggatctgAAGGCGAGGGGATGGCAAGCTGGCCAGAGCTGAGCGGAGTGCCTCTGCAGGGAGGAGAGGCCGGCTCCTCCAGGGCTTCCCGGGAATCCATCTTCAGAAGCACGTGTTTGAGGATGTGGTCCAGGTGGACAGACTGAATCCCAAATCTGAGGGCCTTCGTGGGACCCAATTAGAATCATAGGCCGAGACCTAAAGAAGCAGGGGAAGTCGGGTCTCTTGAGAGAAGGACTTGGGGGTTGGAAGCCGATGATATTTGGAGGCCTGGCCCCCCGCCTTGTGTTCCCACGGCACTAACTCTGTATCACACTATAGGAGCAGTGGACGTTTATGATGCCCTACTGTGCACAGGGTACTGTGCTAAGTACTCCCCGGGTGagagctcatttaattctcacagccacCTTTTGGGGGAAGGCTGTCATCCGCATCTACCAGGGGACACGagggctgggaaggggcagggagagagattgGGCTCTAGGCAGCTGACTCTCCATGACCCTGGGCTCCGGACTGTTTTACTCTGGGTCGCTGGACACAGCCCTGCTCTGAGAGCCACAGGAAGATACAGGCGGCCCGCAGGCTTTCCAGTTTATCCCATTCCAGTCTCTTAACCTTGGAGTCAGGAAGTTCTTCCCAGCATCTGACCTCAGTCCCTCCCGTGGCAAAGTGATCCGGAGATTAGAAATTGCAGATCTTGCTGTCGCATTGAGCACATCCTGCATCTCATTTCAAAGCCTGCCATGCAGGGGGCTTAATAAATACGGCCCTTCCCCTCGGGGAGCATCACTTCCCCGCAGCCCTGCCCCCAAGACTGTAGGGGTGTCCCTTCTGGATCCCGTCgctggaggcaggaggcaggaaagccccgccttccttcctttctttttttcctcttctgtcagGACACGTGATCGCTCTGTCAAGAGCAGAGTGAAGgtccagcaggcttcctggggctTGGGGTCAGTCTAGGCTCTCGGCTACTGAACCCGGGGACTTCTGAGGGTGCCGAGGACCAAGGAAGGCCCATGCGGTTCCTGGTGGGGGGCGGCTCGGCCAGCATCCTTagaccccctcctctctcctcccagctccctggcCATCCTGACCCCTGTCACCAGGCTTCTGAAAGATCGGGATATTACGTGTGCGGAGTCCCAGAGAGCGTCGGCTCTCGGGGTGCTTGCAGCGAACCGACTCCCCGTACCCTCTTTCCTCTGCAGTGGTCTGCAAGAAGAATCTGGACAGCACCACTGTGGCCGTGCACGGCGAGGAGATTTACTGCAAATCCTGCTATGGCAAGAAGTACGGGCCCAAGGGCTACGGCTACGGGCAGGGCGCGGGCACGCTGAGCACGGACAAGGGGGAGTCGCTCGGCATCAAGCATGAGGAGTGAGTACGCCCCTCCCAGGTGGagaagcacctactgtgtgtcaggccagGCAGAGGAGCGGGGGTCCAGCAGGGAATGAAGCAGGCCAGGCTCTTCCCTATACGGCGGAGCCTCAGCCCATATTTTCATGGGCGTCAGAGCTGGGAGGGGCCCTAGGAATTCCTGGGTCCCGTCTCTTCtttccacagatgaggaaacccagCCAGTCTCGGTGACTTGCTGGGGGCCCCTACAGGCAGTGAGTGTCCGAGCCAGACCAGCTTGCACCCCTGCTCACGGGGGCGTCAGTTCCCTTCCCCGGAATCACGGGGTGTCACTAGGTCCCCAGCACCCACTGACCACTGACCTGCTGTGAGTGGAGGTGCTGGCGGCCAGCCTGCCAGCTCCttggccctgggggtgggggggatgcacGGAAGTGATGGATGAGTTCCCACATTTCGGCCAAGGTCACTGCCCCAGTGGGGGTGACTGGTCCACAGATTTCTCCTGGAAAGACTCTTACAATCGGCAGGCCGAAGGAGTCGGGGACAGAGGAGGGCAATTCCTAGCAAACGAGGTGTTCTGGGACTCCAGTGTTTCAGCTGGGGGGCTGAGCAAAGTCTCACGTGCCGGCGAGAGTAACACTGTGCCCGCCCTTGGTGtgtccatctgtaaagtgggaggtGACCCCACAGGACCTGGCAGCCGCGGCCTTGTAACAGGCTGGGCCAGGTGGAGGCGGGGTGGTACCCACACGGTGCCAGACCCCCACCTGTACTGCTGCCTGTATGTCATGTCACCGCACGTCCTTCCCCACGCAGGGGCCCCAGCCACAGGCCCACCACCAACCCCAATGCGGCCAAGTTCGCCCAGAAGATTGGTGGCTCTGAGCGCTGCCCGCGGTGCAGCCAGGCTGTCTACGCCGCCGAGAAGGTGATTGGTGCTGGGAAGGTAAGGAGGCTGCTGGGCCAGGGTGGGTGTGGGGACGCGGGCCGGCCAAGCCCCTTCCTGAAGCATGGCTTCCGGAGCTCTGCGAGTGCGACCCTAGCTTTGCTCAGCCAGCCCGAGCCGTGGGCTGCAACTCCCTCCCTTCGTTTCAAAGCCCACCGTGAAGGGGAAACCTTTGTCCCCGTGTTGCTTGTCCCCTGTGGCTTCTGGTCTCCAGGGGGCTGAATCCCTCCCCGCTCGAGCGTAACAGCCTCACCCCTGGTGGAAATGATTTTTAAGCGCCTACGGGCACTTCCTAGGGAGCTGCCAATCTATGGGTCTCTCTAGAATCAGGGGCCGCAGACCTCTCAGGGTGCGTGGACACAAGCCCTGAAAAGAACATGCAAACGTTTGTGGGATCCTGTCTCTCCCTGGGAAGGCGATCCACAGCGTGCGTCAGATTTTCAAGAAGATTTGTGACCCAGAAATGTTAAGAACCACTTGAAAATCCACGTACATCCTGTGTCAGAGGATGTGGACTCAGAAACCCACCCATGTCCCCGCAGGGCGGAGCTTCCCAAGGTTCAGGCCTGTCACGGCCTCCTGGGAGGCGATCTTTTCTAACTGCCTCGCCTGCCCTTCCCCCTCGGTATTCCGATAGTAGCCGCCCAGGTCACCGAAGCACAGTGGGGTCCCCTCCCTCAGAGAGGCTGTGGGCAGGGGTCGGGATTTGCAGCCTGGGACCAGCAGTCGGGGACCACTGAAGGGACATATTCAGGATGGGTGCCCAGAGCGGGTTTCTGGACCTTCACACGAGGCTCGGCTGGGCTCACACGGTCAGCTGTGCGGCCACGGGGCCTGGAGCCTGTCTGCAGCTTCTCTGGACCTGCGTCTTGGCCTCCAAGGCTGTTCAACCTTGAggaggggccgggggggggggcgggtggacGGGGAACTCACGCGTAGGACAAGTCTAGACCCAGCACTGGTGcctgctggggggctgggggcgccAGGGTCTGGAGGCAGGAGACAACATGCGCGGGTCTGGCCGTCAGGAAGCCCGAGGGCAGGCAGTTTCCTTTCTCATCTCCACCCCAGGCACGGGCAGCCGTTCGAGGGAGTCTCTTTGCCCTTAAAAGGCCTTGTTTTGTCCCGTCTGCTGCTGCTGGCCTCTGGCTTTCCCGGTTCTGCAGAGCTGTCAGCCCGCTTGGCTGTGCTGCCGGAGCTGACAGCTGATCCGGGCTTGGCAGGCCCCCGCCAGGGGTGCAGCCCCAGGCCACCTTCCCTGGGGAGGCTGCTGGCTGTGCTGCCTCTGAGCTCCTCGTAGCAGCACGAGGGGCTTCTGTGGCCCCCAGGGAACGAGGCTCCTTGGCCTTTCCCTGCGGGTTCAGCGTAGCTCGTGGACCCTTTCTCCTTCCAGTGGTGCCGGgcgcctcctctgtgccaggcccctGCCCCGCTGCGCCACCCCTCCTGCCGCGGTGACGGCCTTTGGCCAAACCAGGCACCT
This sequence is a window from Globicephala melas chromosome 1, mGloMel1.2, whole genome shotgun sequence. Protein-coding genes within it:
- the CSRP1 gene encoding cysteine and glycine-rich protein 1; protein product: MPNWGGGKKCGVCQKTVYFAEEVQCEGSSFHKSCFLCMVCKKNLDSTTVAVHGEEIYCKSCYGKKYGPKGYGYGQGAGTLSTDKGESLGIKHEEGPSHRPTTNPNAAKFAQKIGGSERCPRCSQAVYAAEKVIGAGKSWHKSCFRCAKCGKGLESTTLADKDGEIYCKGCYAKNFGPKGFGFGQGAGALVHSE